The Primulina eburnea isolate SZY01 chromosome 13, ASM2296580v1, whole genome shotgun sequence genome includes a region encoding these proteins:
- the LOC140808906 gene encoding pentatricopeptide repeat-containing protein At4g32450, mitochondrial-like, which produces MYARRPSPATLNSLMRLFHVSSVRNLSSLTESFNLVRNLSTAAERTDFHNHYEGVITENWQGYENGNQDNLFYGRNLGGVEQNRSPNGFQGDNPNGQLGDFPPSYERNVPQNGFRSHWNSGSLDSNLDGVNHGHSSTGDYGLYNSDLHGNLAHGNSRNEVISGHFDVGMQKPSGINGQGGFEGGFSGRCQTSMQQNLPNHFTGNMELSQQNYSGNYFGRYQQTGGGDYYSSAGNYKQNWRESQVGGIVYSQVASNLNEGSVGIVEESLPVSKSEDLDELCKEGKLKEAVELLGQLEQQGITIDLPRYLALMQVCGENKALEEAKSVHDHLLKSMPHPEVRIFNKILEMYSKCGSVVDTFDVFDKMPRRNLTSWDILIYWLAKNDHGEDSIYLFEQFKKSGLKPDGQMFLGVFSACGAIGDFVEGMLHFESMSKDYGIVPLIEHYVGIVDMLGSAGFLDEALEFIEKMPVEPGVEIWETLMNFCRMHGNMELGDRCAGIVQLLDPSRLNEQSREGLIPINAADLAKEKERKKLSGQNLLEVRSRVHEYRAGDRSHPDHERIYGLLRGLRQQMKEVGYVPETKFVLHDVDIEAKEEALMAHSERLAAAQGFLTTPARSPLRIIKNLRVCGDCHNAFKIISSIVGREIIARDSKRFHHFKDGLCSCNDYW; this is translated from the coding sequence ATGTACGCTAGAAGACCTTCACCCGCCACCCTCAACTCTCTCATGCGTCTATTTCACGTAAGTAGTGTCAGAAACCTTAGTTCTTTGACGGAATCCTTTAATTTGGTTAGAAATCTTTCCACAGCTGCTGAAAGAACAGATTTTCACAATCATTACGAAGGGGTTATTACAGAAAATTGGCAAGGTTACGAAAATGGCAATCAAGACAATCTTTTTTACGGTCGGAATTTAGGTGGGGTTGAGCAAAACAGAAGCCCTAATGGGTTTCAAGGGGATAACCCAAATGGGCAGCTTGGTGATTTTCCACCTTCTTACGAGCGAAATGTCCCTCAAAATGGGTTTCGTAGTCATTGGAACAGTGGTAGTTTGGATTCGAATTTGGATGGAGTTAACCATGGCCATAGCTCAACCGGGGATTATGGGCTCTACAATAGTGACCTTCACGGGAATTTGGCGCACGGGAATTCGAGGAATGAGGTAATTTCGGGTCACTTTGATGTGGGAATGCAAAAACCCAGTGGAATAAATGGACAGGGGGGGTTCGAGGGGGGTTTTTCAGGGCGATGCCAAACATCAATGCAGCAGAATTTGCCAAATCATTTTACCGGGAACATGGAGTTATCTCAGCAGAATTACAGTGGCAATTACTTTGGAAGGTATCAGCAGACTGGGGGTGGGGATTATTACTCCAGTGCAGGAAACTATAAACAGAATTGGAGGGAGTCTCAAGTTGGCGGAATAGTTTATTCTCAAGTAGCAAGTAATTTAAATGAAGGGTCAGTTGGAATTGTTGAAGAGAGTCTGCCCGTGAGCAAATCTGAGGATCTTGATGAGTTGTGCAAGGAAGGAAAACTTAAGGAAGCAGTAGAACTTTTGGGACAGCTAGAACAGCAGGGTATCACAATTGATCTGCCTAGATACTTGGCTTTGATGCAGGTCTGCGGCGAAAATAAGGCTTTGGAAGAGGCCAAATCTGTTCATGATCATCTCTTGAAGTCAATGCCGCATCCTGAAGTTAGAATATTCAATAAGATTCTCGAGATGTACTCTAAATGTGGTTCCGTGGTTGACACATTTGACGTCTTTGACAAAATGCCCAGACGAAATCTGACATCCTGGGACATTTTGATATACTGGCTTGCTAAGAATGATCATGGAGAAGATTCCATCTATTTGTTTGAGCAATTCAAAAAATCTGGGCTGAAACCTGATGGCCAGATGTTTTTGGGGGTGTTTTCTGCATGTGGTGCCATAGGTGACTTTGTTGAAGGAATGCTGCATTTTGAATCCATGAGCaaggattatggaattgttCCCTTGATTGAGCACTATGTTGGCATAGTGGACATGCTTGGAAGTGCAGGATTCCTGGATGAAGCTTTGGAATTCATTGAAAAAATGCCTGTTGAACCCGGAGTAGAAATTTGGGAAACCTTGATGAATTTCTGTAGAATGCATGGAAATATGGAACTTGGAGACCGATGTGCTGGTATTGTGCAGCTTTTGGACCCGTCCCGCCTAAATGAGCAATCAAGAGAGGGCCTCATACCAATAAATGCCGCTGACCTTGCAAAAGAGAAAGAGAGGAAGAAGTTAAGCGGTCAAAATCTTCTAGAGGTTCGAAGCAGAGTCCACGAATATAGAGCAGGTGATAGATCTCACCCTGATCATGAAAGGATCTACGGATTGCTTAGGGGACTGAGGCAGCAAATGAAGGAGGTGGGTTATGTTCCAGAGACTAAATTTGTGCTCCATGATGTTGACATAGAAGCTAAGGAGGAAGCTCTTATGGCTCATAGTGAGAGACTTGCTGCTGCACAAGGTTTCCTAACCACTCCAGCTAGATCCCCTCTGCGAATAATTAAGAATCTTCGTGTTTGTGGGGATTGCCACAATGCATTTAAAATTATCTCAAGTATAGTTGGTAGGGAAATTATTGCACGAGATAGTAAGAGGTTTCACCATTTTAAAGATGGATTATGTTCTTGTAATGATTATTGGTGA